In Paenibacillus kyungheensis, the following are encoded in one genomic region:
- a CDS encoding GNAT family N-acetyltransferase gives MIRPATPTDAPVVLELMYTAIGDIAHAFTGTNNKEQSLLALRPLFEQTGNRISYENIFVEEREDQVIGFVLAYHGSQIASLDAPLIERVRQRGQDPSAIIPEAREDEYYLDSLAVDAAYQGQGIGTVLIHAFEQQAQQLGHHKVMLIVDKENPKARKLYERLGYTKDGQITVNGHEFYRMIKIV, from the coding sequence ATGATAAGACCCGCTACACCTACAGATGCACCTGTTGTTTTAGAATTAATGTACACCGCTATTGGTGATATCGCCCATGCTTTTACAGGGACAAATAACAAAGAACAATCTCTACTTGCTCTTCGTCCATTGTTTGAGCAAACCGGCAATCGAATCAGTTATGAAAATATATTTGTAGAAGAACGTGAAGATCAAGTGATTGGCTTTGTTCTTGCTTATCATGGCAGTCAGATTGCTTCTCTCGATGCGCCCCTTATCGAACGTGTTCGACAACGTGGACAAGATCCATCAGCTATTATTCCTGAAGCCCGGGAAGACGAATATTATCTCGATTCACTTGCTGTCGATGCGGCTTATCAAGGACAAGGGATCGGAACAGTATTAATTCATGCTTTTGAACAGCAAGCACAGCAATTAGGACATCACAAAGTAATGTTGATTGTTGATAAAGAAAATCCTAAAGCAAGAAAATTATATGAGCGGTTAGGCTATACCAAAGATGGTCAGATCACTGTGAATGGACATGAATTTTATCGGATGATTAAGATAGTGTAG